In the genome of Pusillimonas sp. T7-7, the window CGACGCTACGCATAACTGCTGGGCCTACCGGATAGGCGACGAATATCGTTTTAACGACGATGGTGAACCGGGCGGCACGGCAGGGCGGCCCATGCTTCAGGCCATAGACGGCCAGCAGTGCGATCGGGTCGCCGTGTTGGTCGTGCGCTGGTTCGGTGGGGTCAAGCTGGGCCCGGGTGGCCTGATCCGGGCTTATGGCGGCGTGGCCGCCCAATGCCTGCGCCTGGCACAGAAGGTGGAATTGGTCGACGAAGCGCAGGTGGAATGCCGTTGCAGCTTTGCCGATATGGCCATTGTGCAATCTCGTCTGGCCGCGCATGGTGCGCGTGTGGCCAGGGAAACGTTTGACGCCGAGGGCGTAAGCTGGCTGTTGATCTTGCCGCGCGTCAATGAAACTGCCATGGCAGAGCAATTTACCAATCTGACGCGAGGCCAGGGGCAGTGGCGCCTGGCCGACAAAGACTCAGGCGACTGATTGCGGCCAGGGTTGCCGGATTATGGCAGCGCCGGCATTGAAAGGCCTGCAGGGCTTGTTAACAGACCCTAGCTGTCTTGCTCGCTACCGTTTTGCTGTGCTGCGATTTCGGCGTGCACTTTTTCCATATCCACTTCCTTGACCTGCTCGATCAGCTCTTGAAGCTGGGCGGGCGACAAGGCGCCGGCTTGCGAAAACAGCAGAACTTGTTCCCGGAACACCATCAGGGTAGGAATGGAGCGTATTTTCAAGCCGGCGGCCAGCTCCTGTTCTTCTTCGGTATTGACCTTGGCGAAGACGACATCTTCGTGCTGCTCGGACGCTTCTTCGAAAACGGGAGCAAAATTGCGGCAAGGCCCGCACCAAGGCGCCCAGAAATCCACAATCAGAGGCTTGCTATCCAGAATGGACGTCTGAAAGGTGTCTTTGTTCAAATCGATGGTGCTCATAGGAACCCCTAAATAAAAAGCGGCTTGGCAGCCGCTTGTTTTTCAATGATAGGTGAGGATCCAGTGTAACGCCTTTGGGGATGTTGTGCGACAACGTCCCGTTGTTGAAGTACGCTGCCCCGCATGGCTTTACTCGGGGAAGAATCCGTATTTGATGATGAACAGCACAGCCACCAGCAGGGTGGCCGCATGAATATCGCGGAACCTGCCGGTCACCGCCTTGAGTACGACGTAGCTAATGAAGCCAAAAGCCAGGCCATTGGCGATGGAGTAGGTAAATGGCATGACGATGGCGGTCAGGGCCGCCGGTGTGGCTTCGGTCATGTCGTCCCAGTCGATTTGGGTAATTTCACGCAGCATGAGGCCGGCCACATAAAGTAAGGCCGGGGCCGTGGCATAAGCGGGCACAGAGCCGGCCAGCGGCGCCAGGAACAGCGACAACAGGAACAATACGGCGACGGTCAAGGCCGTAAGCCCGGTACGCCCGCCGGCCTGTACGCCCGATGCGCTTTCGACGTAAGCGGTGGTGCTGCTGGTACCCAGGAACGAGCCCGCCACGATGGCCGAGCTGTCGGCCAGCAGGGCGCGACCCAGGCGGTTGGGTTTGCCGGGCTCGATCAAGCCCGCACGGCTTGCCACGCCTATCATGGTACCCGTCGCGTCGAAGACTTCGACCAACACCAGCACCAGAATCACATGAACAAAACCGGTATGCAATGCGCCCATGATGTCGAGCTGGAAGAAGGTCGGCGCCAGGCTGGGCGGGGCGGAAAAGATGCCGTTGAAGCCGCTTTGCCCGGTAAGCATGGACAGCACGGTAACCGCCAATATTCCGATCAGAATGGCGCCGCGGACTTTCAACGCGTCGAGTGCGGCAATAATGAAAAAACCCAATAGGGCAAGCAGAGCTGGTGGGGCGGTCAGGTCGCCCAGCGCCACCTTGGTCGCGGGGTGGGCCACCACGATGCCCGCATTGCCCAGCGCGATGATGGCCAGGAACAAACCGATACCGGCTGCGATGGCTGACCGCAGCGATCTGGGTATGCCCTGGATCAGCCAGGAGCGTACACCTGTGACTGTAATCAGTACAAAGATAATGCCTGAAATAAAGACTGCGCCCAAGGCCTGCTGCCAGCTATAGCCCAGGCTGCCGACGACAGTGAAGGCAAAAAAGGCATTCAAGCCCATACCGGGCGCCATGCCTATAGGCCAGTTGGCAACCAGAGACATAATTAATGTACCGATGGCGGCGGCCAGACAGGTGGCGACAAAGACAGCGCTTTTGTCCATGCCCGTGCTGGACAATATTTCCGGGTTTACGAAAATAATGTAGGACATGGTCAGGAAGGTGGTTACGCCCGCCAGAATCTCGGTGCGTACCGTTGTGCCATGTTCGCGCAGCTGAAAAAATCGTTCGAGCATGAGGTTTTCCAAGGGTTGGTATTGAATTACGGCAGGATCATGGGCGGCAGACGCCGTTGTTGCTGCGTTCTACGCCCAATGCGTCCACCGAGAATTCTAATTCCATTTGCCGTTCAAGCGTAAGCGCAAAGGGGTTGTAAACTATCGTCCATGATAATTATTGGCTTCGAAAGCTCTTGCGACGAAACCGGCGTCGCCCTGGCCTGTACCGAAAACGGGTTGCTGGCGCATGCCTTGCACAGCCAGATCGCCATGCACCGGGAATATGGCGGTGTCGTGCCTGAACTGGCTTCGCGCGACCATATCCGGCGCATTCTGCCGCTTACGCGGCAGGTGCTGGAACAAGCCGGCATGACCATGGCCGATATCGAGGCGGTGGCCTACACGGCCGGCCCGGGTTTGGCAGGGGCTTTGCTGGTGGGCGCCAGCGTGGCGCAGTCCTTTGCCTGGGCGCGCGGCCTGCCTGCCATACCCATTCACCACCTTGAAGGGCATTTGCTATCTCCCTTGCTGGCCGATCCGGCGCCCGACTTTCCTTTTGTCGCGCTGCTGGTGTCGGGGGGGCATACACAGTTGATGCGCGTTGACGGCGTAGGCGCTTACGAATTGCTGGGTGAAACCCTGGACGATGCTGCGGGTGAGGCTTTTGATAAAACCGCCAAACTCATGGGACTGGGCTACCCCGGTGGTCCGGCCTTGTCCAAGCTGGCTGAGCAGGGCGACGCATCGGCCTTTGATTTGCCCAGGCCCATGCTGCATAGCGGCGACCTGGATTTCAGCTTCAGCGGACTGAAGACAGCGGTATTGACCCGCTTGAAAGCCATGAAAAAAAAAGCGGGCGCTTTATCGGCGCAACAAAGGGCTGATCTGGCGGCATCGACCGAGGCGGCCATTGTTGATGTGCTGGCCAGAAAATCCATCAAGGCCATGAAACAAACCGGCTTGAAGCGCCTGGTGGTCGCTGGCGGGGTGGGCGCCAACAGGCATTTGCGTGCGCAGCTGCTGAAGGCCATGGAACGATTGAACGGGCAGGTGTTTTTCCCGCCTCTGGATTTATGCACCGATAATGGTGCAATGATTGCTTATGCGGGCGCCTTGCGTATCAAGGCTGGCCTGGCCGCGCTGGACGACAGCAGTCATGCGTTTACGGTCAAGCCGCGCTGGGACCTGCAGGATGTATGTGAGTCGACTGTCAGGGCTCCAGCGGAGGGTTAAATCAGTCGGCCAGCCGAGGCAGCTTGCCTGCCGGGCTATTTCTTGCCGCCTATGCGGCTTTCTTTGCCCATCATCAAGCGACTGATATTGGCGCTGTGCCTGAACAGCAGCACGACACTGATCGTGACGATGGCCAGTGCGATGGCCGTATCCAGACGCCAGGCCACATTGCCGCCCAGCAGGTAGTACAGCGGGGCGAAAATGGCCGACAGTATCGACGACAACGATGAGTAGCGTGTGACATAAGCCAGGATCAGCCAGGTGCCTGCGGTAGCCAGTGCCAGCCATGGATTAATGGCCAGCAGCACACCCAGCGCGGTTGCCACGCCTTTGCCCCCTTTGAATTTCAGGAAAATCGGAAACACATGGCCCAGGAAGGCGGCAATGGCGCAGCCGGCGACCAAAACCGAACCGATTCCGAAACGCTGGGCTACGTATGCGGCAATGAATACCGCAAGCCAGCCTTTGGCCGCGTCGCCCAGCAGGGTCAGTGCCGCCGCCGTCTTGTTGCCGGTACGCAACACGTTGGTGGCGCCCGGATTTTTGGACCCGAAGCTGCGGGGGTCGGCCAGGCCCATGATGCGGCTGACGACTACGGCAAACGAAACCGACCCCAGCAAGTACGCGCCTATCATCATGCCAATTATGATAAGAATAGAGGTGGCGGCTGTCATATGAGTTCGTAAGCTCCGAAAGGTTCTGCCGCGATTCTACCCAGTGTCGCCCAAAACACCAAAACGAGCAGGTACAATTCGCTACGTTCGGTTGATATTTATGGAAAGCAATGCACATACTGGTATCCAACGATGATGGCTATACAGCGCCAGGACTGGAAGCGTTGGTGCAGTCCCTGAAAGGGCTGGGCGATCTCACTGTAGTAGCACCCGAAACCAATTGCAGCGGGGCATCCAATTCATTGACGTTGAACCGGCCATTGTCGGTGCGCCAGGCCAACAACGGCTTTTATTATGTAAACGGCACGCCCTCTGATTGTGTGCATATCGCCCTGACCGGTTTGCTCGATTTTCGCCCGGACCTGGTAGTGTCAGGCATCAATAATGGCGCCAATATGGGTGAAGACACCTTGTACTCGGGCACCGTTGCCGCAGCAACCGAAGGCTATCTGTTCGGCATACCCGCCATTGCCTTCTCGTTGGTCCAGAAGGGCTGGGAACACCTCGATAGCGCTGCCAGGGTGGCGCGCAAGATTGCCGAACAGCACATGCGCAGCCCTTTGCCCGACTTTACACTGCTGAATGTCAACATTCCCGCCGTGCCCTTCGAGGCCATACAGGAAATGCGCGTTACCCGCCTGGGCAAGCGGCATCCGTCCGAACCAGTGGTAAAAAGTCACACTCCTTACGGAGATCCGGTCTACTGGATCGGCCCAGTCGGCGGGGTGTCCGACTCTGCCGACGATACCGATTTCGGCGCCATCGAGCAGCAGGCTGTGTCGATGACACCACTGCGTTTTGATCTGACGCACTACGAGCAATTGAGACAAATCCGTGACTGGGCGGAGCCGCTATGCGCAAACCCGTAGTGCCTTCACCCTTTGCCACGGGCAGCACCAACCGATTCGGCCGTTCGAGTTTCGGTGGCGGCGTTTCGGCAAGCAACAGCAATACGCGTGTTCTTCTGCACGGCAAAGCGCCGGCCAGTGTGCCGGCGGCACGCTCCACTACGTCAACAACTGTCAATTTGGGTTTGAACTCCGAGCGGTCGCGTGGCATGATGATAGCCCGCCTACGCAAGCAGGGTATACAGGACGAGCGTGTGCTGGCTGCCATGATGGCTGTGCCAAGGCATTTGTTTGTAGACGAAGGGCTTGCCAGCCGCGCCTACGAAGATGCCGCCCTGCCCATAGGCTATAGCCAAACCATCTCGCAACCCTGGGTCGTGGCACGCATGATTTCAGCCATGTGCGAAAATCGCGTTCCGGTTAAAGTACTGGAAGTCGGTGCTGGTTGCGGCTATCAGTCTGCGGTGCTGGCCCAGTTCATTAAAGAAGTACATGCGATCGAACGGATCCGCGGCCTTTACGATGTGGCTCGCGAACGGCTTCGAAGCTTGAAACTTATTGCCCGTGTCCGCCTTGGGTTTGGCGATGGCATGGCAGGTTTACCCGGTATAGCGCCTTTCGATGGCATCATCGTTGCCGCGGCCGGCATTAAAATACCCCAGGCGTTGCTGGAACAGCTAGCGATTGGGGGCCGTTTAATTGCCCCGGAAGGGACGACTGCGCAACGCCTGATTCTTATCGAGCGCACGGGCGCCGCCACGTGGCGCCGCGAAGAGCTCGAATCGGTGCGCTTCGTTCCACTAAGGCCGGGAACACAGCTTTAAGGAGAGCCTTATGCATGCAGGGACGTTTCAGTCTATTGCCTCGCAGACACAGAAGAAGCCTACACGTACATCTCGTTATCTGATGTTGGCGGCCGTTGCAGCAACAGTCGTGCTGGCCGGATGCGCGTCACGCACCACCCAGGCTCCCGTAACCGATATGTCGGGCGGCGTTGCAGCGCCTGTGGGCGGGGCTACCTATGTGGTCAAAGCGGGTGATACGCTGTACAAAATCGCCCAGGCCCAAAACATGAATGTTGCAGAGATTTCCCGGCTCAACAACATTACCGATCCCAGCCAGTTGCGCATAGGGCAGGTCTTGCGTTTGAACAGCAGCGTACCCGCCCCGGCGGGTTCGGGTACCGGAACGGCCACACCAATACCCGTAACACCGGTAGAGCCCGTACAGCCCACCGCAACAGCGCGCGCCAGCGATGCCGCCGTGGTCAGCTGGGCCTGGCCTGCTCCCGGCAAAATCATCCAGAGCTTCAACGCCAATACCAAAGGCATAGATATCGAAGGCATGGCCGGAGACCCGGTGCACGCCGCCGCCGATGGCAAGGTCATGTATGCCGGCAATGGTGTACGAGGCCTGGGCAACCTGATATTGCTGGGTCATGGAAATGGCTTTATTACCGCTTACGCGCATAACCAGTCTCTCTTGGTCAAGACCGGCCAGGAAATCAAGAAGGGCGCAAAAATTGCCGCCATTGGGCAAACCGACACCACGTCGCCACGCCTGCACTTTGAAATCCGCCGCAAGGGCACACCGGTCAACCCCTTGTCATACTTGCCGGCCCGATGACACCCACGCTGGTCTTCGACCTTGAAACCATACCTGATGCCTGCGGCTTGCGGCGTCTGAATCCGCAGTGGGATGCGGGAATGACTGATGTCCAGGTCATCGAGGCCGCACTTGAAGCCAGGCGCGAATCGCATGGCAATGATTTTCTGCCGCTGCATCTGCATCAGGTCGCGGTCATAGGCTGTGTATTTCGCGACGACAACGGTTTCCGCGTCAAAACGCTGGGCGCCGCCGATGATCCTGAAGCCACGCTGCTTTCGGGTTTCTTCAAGACGATCGAGCACTACACGCCCAGGCTGGTCAGCTGGAATGGTTCAGGCTTTGACTTGCCCGTGCTGCATTATCGCAGCCTGATCCATGGTGTGCAGGCGCCGCGTTATTGGGACACGGGCGAAGACGACCGCGATTTCAAATACAACAACTACATTAGCCGTTATCACAACCGCCATATCGACTTGATGGATTTGCTGGCCAAATACAATGGCCGTGCCAATGCGCCGCTGGATGATCTGGCCAAGCTTTGCGGTTTTCCGGGCAAGCTGGGCATGGACGGCAGTCAGGTCTGGAAGGCCTGGTCCAACGGTCAGGCCGACGAGGTCCGCGCATATTGCGAAACCGATGTCGTCAACACCTGGCTGGTTTATTGCCGCTTCCGTTTCATGAAAGGCGAACTGGACCGCCTTGCCTACGACGCCGAAGTGCAGCTCGTGCGCGATACCCTGCTGGCCAGCGATGCGCCGCACTGGAAGGAATACATGGCCACCTGGGATGCAGATTAGCGCCTATCAATAGGGTCCAGCCCACCTTACCGGCATGAAACCGTCTGAAAGACTCTCGTTTTTTCTGAAACACGGTAGAAATTGATTCGACAGCACAATGAAGCTTCCTACAGACCAAAAGGAATCTTCATGAAAAAAACATTCGCCTACACCGCCAAGATCGCTGCCCTGACTGCTGCCATGGCTTTGGGCGGCGCCGCCTATGCGGCGACCGGCACGCCAGCGGCTACGTCGGCGGACGCCGTCCAGGCATCTGCCTCGACCAGTGCGGAGCATGCCGGAAAGCACATGCACAAAAAAGGTTCGCATCACCATAGGCATGGTCATCGCCATCTGCGTGACGCAGCCATGTGGGTGCCTGGCTACGGTCCCTTGAATAAAGAATTCGTCGACACACTGGCGCTCAATGAAGATCAGCTCAAACTGGTCGAGGCGGCCAAGGCTGAACAGAAGGCGGGGCGCAGCGAACGGCGCGAGGCCATGAAACTGGCGCACCAAGCCAGGCTGGAACAGCTCAAGAGCGGAAAACTCGATCCGGAAGCCGCGCTCAAGCAGAAGGACGAGGGTATGCAGAAGGCGAGCGATGCACGCCGCAAGGCAGACGACAAATGGCTGGCCGTATGGGATGAGCTGGACGATGGCCAGCAACAGAAGGTAGCCGCCCACTTCAATGAGCGTGCCCAGAAGTTCGCCAAGCGTGCTGAAGAACGTAAGACAGATAAAGCAAAGCCCGCTATTGAACAGGCTTCTTCCTAAGCTGTAGGTACAGCCGGATCGATCCGGCTGTACTTGGCAATATCGTCCTGATGAGCCGGTCAATGGCCGGCTCGATTTGTTTGTGCATCCCTTTATCGCCAGAGAATGTAAAATCCGGGCTTAACGCTTTAGGTATCCGGATAATGACACTAGAAGTACTAGAAATTGAATCACTCGACCTTGAAGCGCGTGGCGTGGCCCACCGCGACGGCAAGGTCGTTTTTGTGGAAGGGGCTTTGCCGGGTGAGCGTGTTCTGGCCCGCATTGCCCGGCGCAAGCCTTCGTTTGATACCGCCAGGACTGAGCAGATACTGAAGTCGTCCTCGCAGCGTGTCGCGCCGCCCTGTCCGTATTTCGGGGTATGCGGAGGGTGCGCCATGCAGCACCTGGAACCGGCTGCGCAGGTGGCCGTCAAGCAGCGTGTACTGGAAGACGCTTTGGCCCATATCGGCAAGGTAAGCCCTGGCAGGGTATTGCCACCGCTGCATGGGCCCACTTTCGGCTATCGCTATCGTGCACGGCTGTCGGTGCGGGTGGTCAGGAAAAAGGGCGGGGTGCTGGTCGGCTTTCGTGAGCGTCGAGGCAGCTATGTGGCCGACATGACCAGCTGTCTTGTGCTGCCGCCACAGGTATCGAATTTATTGCCGCTATTGCGCGAGCTGGTGGGTTCGCTGTCGCAGCCCGATCGCATTCCCCAGATAGAGGTGGCTGTAGGCGATCAGGTCATGGCGCTGTTGCTGCGCCACATGGAAGCGTTGACGCCGGCCGATATTGCCTTGTTGCGTGATTTTGGCGAACGGCACAATGTTAGCTGGTGGCTGCAGCCCAAGGGGCCTGAAACCGTGCATCTGCTTGATGCAAGCGATGCAGACCGTCTGGCTTACACTTTGCCAGAATTCGGCTTGCGCATGCCTTACCGGCCTACCGATTTCACCCAGGTCAATCACGCCATCAATCGGGCGCTCATTTCAAAAGCCTTGAATTTGCTGAATGTGCAAGCGGGCGATCGTGTTGCCGACTTGTTTTGCGGCCTGGGCAATTTCACTTTGCCGCTGGCCACTCGGGCTGCTGCCGTGGTGGGGATCGAAGGCAGTGCAGCCCTGACGGAACGCGCGCTTGATGCCGCACGCCAGCACGGGCTGGATGCCAAGACAGCGTTTTCGACCTTGAACTTGTTCGAGGTCGACGTGCAATGGCTGCGGGATCTCGGGCGATTCGATCGCATGCTGATCGATCCGCCCAGGGAAGGGGCCGAGGCCGTGGCCCGGGCCCTGTCGGCGTTGACGCCCGCCGAGCGGCCTCAACGCATCGTGTATGTATCCTGCAGTCCAGCCACCCTGGCACGCGATGCCGGCATACTGGTGCACGAGGGCGGTTATCGATTGGAAAGCGCGGGCGCCATCAATATGTTCCCGCATACCGGGCACGTTGAGTCTATTGCTGTGTTTGAAGCGCCAGGCATTGACGGCGCAGTTGCTCGATCAGATGCCTGAAAAAACCTTCGTGAACCTTTAGTGCCGCTTGCAGGCCTTCATCGATGATGTGCAGCTGTTCTTTATGGCGCCCAAGAAAGCCATAAGCTTCAGCCTGTGCGTGGATGAACATGACGGCCACGCCAGGCATGATCTGCTTCACGCCCTGGACGCAATCCTTCAACTTGATCAAGCCCTCTTCGTTGCCGTCATAGGCCTGTTTCCAGCCCAGCAGCATGTCGCCGATTCCGCGCCATAACACCAATTGATGGAAATTGGCGGAATGCCGGACTTGCTGCGCCAGCCTGGCTGTAGTTTCTGCGTTGCCCAGAAAGCGATGCAGCATGGCGGCAAATGCCAACGCAAAACAAAGGGTGTCAGGGGAGTCGTGTAATTGCGCCAACTCTACCGATTGGCGGCTGACCGCCAGCGCGTCGCTGATCCGGTTCATCCGCCAATATGCCCAGGAAAGATGTGCAAGACTGGTGACTCGTGGATCAAGCCCTTCGACGGTGCTGCCTGCCGCGTCCAAGGGATGCGCCATAGCGGCTTGGGCATAGCGGCAGGCGTCATCGAGCTGATTGCGCCACAGGCTGATGTTGGTGGCGGCTGAGTAGGCCTGTACAAGCAGATTGTCGTTACCGCTTTTGCGAGCCAGTTGCAGCAACTGCCGGGTAATGTTCCATGATTGTTTGAAGCTGGACCCGGGGCGTGAACTGGACACCATCCATTGTCCCCACAGGACTTCAAATCGCTGCCTGTGTGAAACGCTGGCATTGTCCAGTACCAGGGCACGATCATAGACAGCTGCGGCATCTGCAGAGCCGTAGCCGCGCAATAACAGCATGCCTTGACCCAGCGAAACCAGAAACTCGCGCTCGAGCGTATCGCGTTCGTGATCCTGGGGCAGCTTCATGACAAGATCGAGTCCGGTTTGCAAGTAGCCGCAGGCTTCGGCGTTGGCCGACACACGCAAGGCCTTGCGGCCTGCGGCCAGCCACCAGGGCAGGGCCGCAGGGATATCGCCCGCGGCCGTGTAATGACGCGCGATTTCACCAGGCTGCTGGGCGGTTCGGTGAGCATAATGCGTAGCAAGCACGACAGCCACTTGCTGATGGGCTTCTTGCATGTCGGCATGCACTTGAGATGCGTAGGCCGCCTCCTGGATGAGCGCGTGATGGAATTGGTAGATGGCATGCTGAGGCTCGACCAAGGATATAAGGCGCGCCTCGGTCAGTTGATGCAGGATGGCCGCCAGTTTTTTATCGTCCAGCGTGCTGACGCGTTGCAACAGATCGCGCTCGAACTTGCGGCCAATGGTGGCGGCAAACTGTAAAAGACGGCGGGCATGCGGCACGGCATCCAGGCGGATCCGAAGCAGATAGTGCAGGGTGGCTGGTATATCGTCGTGGCCGGATGTTGAAGGCAACAGCGCCATTTCTTCAGCATATAAGGGTATGCCGTCTGCCCGCTGAACGATGTGCTCTATGGACTGCTTCGATAATGTTTTGCTGGCGGCGGCCTGGGCCAGTCGCGCGATGTGCTGCCCTTTCAAGGGATTGAGTTCGAGCACTGAACCGGTTTTCAGCCAGGAAGGCCTGAATTCACTACGGGCCGTGACCAGAGTAAAGAGCGCGACTGGATCTTTTCGATGTACAAGCCGATCCAGTAAGTCGAGACTGGTGGTGTCTAGCCATTGTGCGTCTTCGATGATCAGCAGCAATGCTCTGCGACTTGCTATGCTGTCCAGCAGGGTAAGCAGCATATCCAGGGTTTGCTGTTTGCGCTGGCGTGGTGGCAGCACTGACGCCTGGGGTGGCGCAATGGAAAGCATGGCCATCAGGATAGGGTAGGCTTGTGACGCGATGGCAGGGTGGTGATGAGCCAGGCGCCGGCCCAGTTTTTCGCGACGATCGGCAACGGTATCGTCCCCAGCGAATCCCAATGTTGCTTCAAACATGGAAATAATGGGATGGAACGGTGTGTGCTGATGTTCCGGATAGCAATGAAGATGGCGTATGACCGAGTTCGCTGGAATTGCCTGGTCGCGCAGCGCGCGCGCGAGGCGCGTTTTCCCCAGGCCCGCTTCGCCTCGCAGCACCAGAAACTGTGGTTGGCCGGACAAGGCAAGCTGCCACAGCCGTTTCAGGCGCTGAAGCTCGGATCTTCTTCCGATCAGTCCAGAGTGCGGCTGCGTTGCATCGTGGTCACCGCCCGGCGCCTCGCCGAGCAGTTTGTAAACAGGCATCTGGCTGCCGCCTGATTCGATATCATGGTCTTTGATATGCAGCGGCTTAAGGGTCTGAAGGCGGAATCGTCCATGCAGCAGGCGCCGGGTAGTGTCGCTGACGACGATGCCGCCTCGTTGCATGCGCCGACACAGTTGCCAGGCAAAGGCGGAAACGTTGCCGATGATGTCCGGAAGGGCGGGATCGAAGCCGGTGACGATGATCCCGGTGTGTATGCCGGCCCGAAACTGATAGTGCGGCGCCAGACACGCCTGAAGTTCAAGGGCCGCCCGCACCGCTTGCGGACCGGCATGTTCAGATGCTTCGGGGTAACCCACGTAGGCATAGATATAACCGCCTTGCCCCAGTGCAATATGGCCTGCATGGCGACGCAGCACCGATGCACAGACCGAGCGAGGCGCGGCCAGTTGCTCCAGCCCGGCGCCGCTGGCGTTGGGCTGTAATCCCACATGGCAGCACAAAATAGTGACCTGCCTGCGTCCCGTTTCGGTCAAAGGCATGGCCTGC includes:
- a CDS encoding AAA family ATPase is translated as MSSTFSRPSLSIRLLGEVQLMRDEQALNGKLYDKVIALLAYLIAESDRSHTREHLAALFWPALPPDAARGNLRQALYYLRQAFHTDAAFLLSSNRDTVRFMHGVSRCRVDLKIFTEPAPVCLQCTTKSLPTPCESCLSHLEMRFKTYQGEFLAGVSLSDTPDFDIWLDTQRLSLRGLAFALAEQLSNTHESQGNLETALAYALRCIQLEPWNEAGHRQHMRLLAYKGQHGSAQTFYDVYRNKLERDLNVEPEDSTQALFESIHRNELQAASNVSSALMQAMPLTETGRRQVTILCCHVGLQPNASGAGLEQLAAPRSVCASVLRRHAGHIALGQGGYIYAYVGYPEASEHAGPQAVRAALELQACLAPHYQFRAGIHTGIIVTGFDPALPDIIGNVSAFAWQLCRRMQRGGIVVSDTTRRLLHGRFRLQTLKPLHIKDHDIESGGSQMPVYKLLGEAPGGDHDATQPHSGLIGRRSELQRLKRLWQLALSGQPQFLVLRGEAGLGKTRLARALRDQAIPANSVIRHLHCYPEHQHTPFHPIISMFEATLGFAGDDTVADRREKLGRRLAHHHPAIASQAYPILMAMLSIAPPQASVLPPRQRKQQTLDMLLTLLDSIASRRALLLIIEDAQWLDTTSLDLLDRLVHRKDPVALFTLVTARSEFRPSWLKTGSVLELNPLKGQHIARLAQAAASKTLSKQSIEHIVQRADGIPLYAEEMALLPSTSGHDDIPATLHYLLRIRLDAVPHARRLLQFAATIGRKFERDLLQRVSTLDDKKLAAILHQLTEARLISLVEPQHAIYQFHHALIQEAAYASQVHADMQEAHQQVAVVLATHYAHRTAQQPGEIARHYTAAGDIPAALPWWLAAGRKALRVSANAEACGYLQTGLDLVMKLPQDHERDTLEREFLVSLGQGMLLLRGYGSADAAAVYDRALVLDNASVSHRQRFEVLWGQWMVSSSRPGSSFKQSWNITRQLLQLARKSGNDNLLVQAYSAATNISLWRNQLDDACRYAQAAMAHPLDAAGSTVEGLDPRVTSLAHLSWAYWRMNRISDALAVSRQSVELAQLHDSPDTLCFALAFAAMLHRFLGNAETTARLAQQVRHSANFHQLVLWRGIGDMLLGWKQAYDGNEEGLIKLKDCVQGVKQIMPGVAVMFIHAQAEAYGFLGRHKEQLHIIDEGLQAALKVHEGFFRHLIEQLRRQCLALQTQQ